One segment of Massilia sp. Se16.2.3 DNA contains the following:
- a CDS encoding ATP-binding protein — translation MPTSERSSLNRKLTSMSLLSTGTALLFVFIAFACASVVNGRKDERVALASLAAVVAANSADTLVFNDRNLARTLLASLAAKEEISFAALYDSHGRLFADYVAPAHGTAKTAPTLAIADEVELVEANLHGARLVSTRMRLYRQVANDRARVGVIVIEADLLPMWRDILRSVGVLGAAMCAALLVSLVLARRFTRSITDPVRKLIGAAQKVSESQNYTLRVAHGRSDELGTLIDSFNDMLSQIEGRGAALTHHRDELERQVSVRTEQLERAKNAAEAASRAKSAFLATMSHEIRTPMNGVLGMTEMLLGTELTDTQRNYTRLVKRSGEHLLVIINDILDFSKIEAGKLTIEYINFNLWDLLEDIHTVYTPQAQAKGIALDFDIANDIPVAICGDPNRLRQIMANLLGNAIKFTEEGRIEARVRVASEDSQAVVLRFEVIDTGIGISHEARSRLFEAFSQADDSTTRKFGGTGLGLAISRQLVELMGGAIGVDNGTTRGSVFWFTVSFDKRRVDPDAPGGQQHTLAGMRVLIVDENETSRIGMQRHLADWKVACEGSGDPGDAVRRLATAADAGTPFDAAVIDMELPQSSGLLLAATIRAHALTRPTRLILISPERSAADPVQRRGAGVAYQLIKPARAADLFACLATRPRGLTAPAPQFLPPPQALPASGERQRMRRVLLAEDNPVNVEVAKAMLESLGLQADVARNGAEALQAVRIHDYAAVLMDCQMPVMDGFAATAAIRGEEREAGRPRTLPVIAITANALQATAKPASPPVWTTTSPSPSPSRNWRA, via the coding sequence ATGCCGACATCCGAGCGCTCCAGCCTGAACCGCAAACTGACGTCGATGTCGCTGCTCTCGACCGGTACCGCGCTGCTGTTCGTCTTCATCGCCTTTGCCTGCGCCTCGGTGGTCAACGGGCGCAAGGACGAGCGCGTGGCACTGGCCTCGCTGGCCGCGGTGGTGGCCGCCAACAGTGCCGATACCCTCGTCTTCAACGACCGCAACCTGGCGCGCACCCTGCTCGCCTCGCTCGCCGCGAAAGAAGAGATCAGCTTCGCGGCGCTCTACGACAGCCATGGCCGCCTGTTCGCCGACTACGTCGCGCCGGCCCATGGCACCGCGAAGACGGCGCCGACGCTGGCGATCGCCGACGAGGTCGAACTCGTGGAAGCGAACCTGCACGGCGCGCGCCTGGTGTCGACGCGCATGCGCCTGTACCGCCAGGTCGCCAACGACCGCGCCCGGGTCGGCGTCATCGTGATCGAAGCCGACCTGCTGCCGATGTGGCGCGACATCCTGCGCAGCGTGGGCGTGCTCGGTGCGGCCATGTGCGCGGCGCTGCTGGTCTCGCTGGTGCTGGCGCGGCGCTTCACGCGCAGCATCACCGACCCGGTCAGGAAGCTGATCGGCGCCGCGCAGAAGGTGTCGGAAAGCCAGAACTACACGCTGCGCGTGGCGCACGGCCGCAGCGACGAACTGGGCACGCTGATCGACAGCTTCAACGACATGCTGTCGCAGATCGAGGGCCGCGGCGCGGCACTGACCCACCACCGCGACGAACTCGAACGCCAGGTATCGGTGCGCACCGAACAGCTCGAGCGCGCCAAGAACGCGGCCGAAGCGGCCAGCCGCGCGAAGAGCGCATTCCTTGCCACCATGAGCCACGAGATTCGCACCCCCATGAACGGCGTGCTCGGCATGACCGAAATGCTGCTCGGGACCGAGCTCACCGACACCCAGCGCAACTACACGCGGCTGGTGAAGCGTTCGGGCGAGCACCTGCTCGTCATCATCAACGACATCCTCGACTTTTCCAAGATCGAAGCCGGCAAGCTCACCATCGAGTACATCAACTTCAACCTGTGGGACTTGCTGGAAGACATCCACACGGTCTACACGCCGCAGGCGCAAGCGAAGGGCATTGCGCTCGACTTCGACATCGCCAACGATATCCCGGTCGCCATCTGCGGCGACCCGAACCGGCTGCGCCAGATCATGGCCAACCTGCTGGGCAATGCCATCAAGTTCACCGAGGAAGGCCGTATCGAAGCGCGCGTGCGCGTCGCCAGCGAAGACAGCCAGGCCGTCGTGCTGCGCTTCGAAGTGATCGATACCGGCATCGGCATCTCGCACGAAGCGAGGAGCCGCCTGTTCGAAGCGTTTTCCCAGGCCGACGACTCGACCACGCGCAAGTTCGGCGGCACGGGCCTGGGCCTGGCGATCTCCAGGCAGCTGGTCGAACTGATGGGCGGGGCGATCGGCGTCGACAATGGCACCACGCGCGGGTCCGTGTTCTGGTTCACGGTCAGCTTCGACAAGCGCCGCGTCGATCCCGATGCACCCGGCGGGCAGCAGCACACCCTGGCCGGCATGCGCGTGCTGATCGTCGACGAGAACGAGACCAGCCGCATCGGCATGCAGCGCCACCTGGCCGACTGGAAGGTCGCGTGCGAAGGCAGCGGCGACCCGGGCGATGCGGTGCGGCGCCTGGCCACCGCCGCCGACGCGGGCACGCCCTTCGACGCCGCCGTGATCGACATGGAGCTGCCGCAGTCGAGCGGCCTGCTGCTCGCCGCCACGATCCGCGCCCACGCCCTGACGCGCCCGACCCGCCTGATCCTGATCAGCCCCGAACGCAGCGCCGCTGATCCGGTGCAGCGGCGCGGCGCCGGCGTCGCCTACCAGCTGATCAAGCCCGCGCGGGCGGCCGACCTGTTCGCCTGTCTGGCGACGCGCCCGCGCGGCCTCACTGCGCCGGCGCCACAGTTCCTGCCGCCGCCTCAGGCGCTGCCGGCGTCCGGCGAGCGCCAGCGCATGCGCCGCGTGCTGCTGGCCGAAGACAACCCGGTCAACGTCGAGGTGGCCAAGGCCATGCTCGAGAGCCTGGGCCTGCAGGCCGATGTCGCCCGCAACGGCGCGGAGGCGCTGCAGGCCGTGCGCATCCACGATTACGCGGCCGTGCTAATGGATTGCCAGATGCCGGTCATGGACGGCTTTGCCGCCACCGCCGCCATCCGCGGCGAAGAACGCGAGGCGGGACGGCCGCGCACCCTGCCGGTCATCGCCATTACCGCCAACGCGTTGCAGGCGACCGCGAAGCCTGCCTCGCCGCCGGTATGGACGACTACCTCTCCAAGCCCTTCACCCAGCAGGAACTGGCGGGCGTAA
- a CDS encoding YbdD/YjiX family protein gives MLAALAQAGKYLGQSMRLMVGLPEYDTYLAHMEREHPDKTPMTYEEFFRERQEARYGSGRSGGCC, from the coding sequence ATGCTGGCCGCCCTCGCCCAGGCCGGCAAATACCTCGGGCAAAGCATGCGCCTGATGGTCGGCTTGCCGGAGTACGACACTTACCTGGCGCATATGGAGCGCGAGCATCCGGATAAAACCCCGATGACCTACGAGGAGTTTTTCCGCGAGCGCCAGGAAGCGCGGTACGGGTCCGGGCGCAGCGGGGGTTGCTGCTGA
- a CDS encoding Hpt domain-containing protein → MDDYLSKPFTQQELAGVMGRWIALPIAATVHHDECTPTLPPEAREVIQRDVINAAALEKIRALSRDGGDALVQKVIAAYVGDTPRHLATLRRAATSQDADTVRRVAHSLKSASANVGADAFARLCRELEQLGRAASVEGAATLVTGLEQQFPAVRHSLNAMLEKET, encoded by the coding sequence ATGGACGACTACCTCTCCAAGCCCTTCACCCAGCAGGAACTGGCGGGCGTAATGGGGCGCTGGATCGCATTGCCGATCGCCGCTACCGTCCACCACGACGAGTGCACGCCGACCCTGCCGCCGGAAGCGCGCGAAGTGATCCAGCGCGACGTCATCAATGCGGCGGCACTGGAGAAGATCCGCGCCCTCAGCCGCGACGGCGGCGACGCGCTGGTACAGAAGGTCATCGCGGCCTATGTCGGCGACACGCCGCGGCATCTGGCCACCCTGCGCCGGGCCGCAACCAGCCAGGACGCCGATACCGTGCGCCGCGTCGCCCACAGCCTGAAGTCGGCCAGCGCCAACGTCGGCGCCGACGCCTTTGCCCGCCTGTGCAGGGAACTCGAACAACTCGGCCGCGCCGCCAGCGTCGAAGGCGCGGCCACACTGGTGACCGGGCTGGAACAGCAATTCCCCGCGGTCCGCCATTCGCTCAATGCCATGCTAGAGAAGGAAACATGA
- a CDS encoding glycosyltransferase produces the protein MIGGGAELPRYPQITYLPFKRNQRQLARLLASCDVLVHPGDCETFGLIVLEAMACGLPVVATGGGGVAELVDERTGILARPNCVDSLAGAIEAIYGRDLAELGANARRKAAEYYDWNEILPQVMRRYQAVLGTREQDEPGAEGICVPE, from the coding sequence ATGATCGGCGGCGGCGCCGAGCTGCCGCGCTATCCGCAGATCACCTATCTGCCCTTCAAGCGCAACCAGCGCCAGCTGGCACGGCTGCTCGCCAGCTGCGACGTGCTGGTGCATCCGGGCGACTGCGAAACTTTCGGCCTGATCGTGCTCGAGGCCATGGCTTGCGGCCTGCCGGTCGTGGCCACCGGGGGCGGCGGCGTGGCCGAGCTCGTGGACGAGCGCACCGGCATCCTGGCGCGTCCGAACTGTGTCGACAGCCTGGCCGGCGCGATCGAGGCGATCTACGGTCGCGATCTGGCCGAGCTGGGCGCGAATGCGCGCCGCAAGGCGGCCGAATACTATGACTGGAACGAAATCCTGCCGCAGGTGATGCGGCGCTACCAGGCGGTGCTGGGTACGCGCGAGCAGGACGAACCGGGCGCGGAAGGCATCTGTGTTCCCGAATGA
- a CDS encoding DUF2334 domain-containing protein: MRCHPHASPALTAHRCYAFPSTTSPPPPGSLCAAGRSPAWHRRHRADLAGGAALPRPRGRRAGHARRSGCGPARGDELVLHGYTHLDSAAPEGSLRARFLRGVYTQREGEFAALTAAEARMRIELGLAWFRARGWEPSGFVPPAWLLGQGSREALAGYGFSYTTTFTRFHLLPERGSVFAPSLVYAARNRAGRLFSPLAASMAARALAGSPLMRLSLHPPDLRHPRLMAHARHIVARALETRAAVTKAECAQRLRQLHPGAVRPGAR, translated from the coding sequence ATGCGCTGTCATCCCCACGCCTCGCCCGCGCTGACGGCGCACCGCTGCTATGCGTTTCCATCCACGACGTCGCCCCCGCCACCGGGAAGCCTGTGCGCAGCTGGCCGAAGCCCTGCGTGGCATCGCCGACATCGCGCTGACCTGGCTGGTGGTGCCGCGCTACCACGACCGCGCGGACGACGAGCGGGCCATGCGCGCCGGTCTGGATGCGGCCCGGCACGTGGCGACGAACTGGTCCTGCATGGCTATACCCATCTCGACAGCGCGGCACCCGAAGGCAGCCTGCGTGCACGCTTCCTGCGCGGCGTGTACACCCAGCGCGAGGGCGAATTCGCCGCCTTGACGGCGGCCGAGGCGCGGATGCGGATCGAGCTGGGCCTGGCGTGGTTCCGGGCGCGCGGGTGGGAGCCAAGCGGCTTCGTCCCGCCGGCCTGGCTGCTGGGACAAGGTTCACGGGAAGCGCTGGCCGGCTACGGCTTCAGCTACACCACGACCTTCACGCGTTTTCACCTGCTGCCAGAGCGCGGCTCGGTGTTCGCGCCTTCGCTCGTCTACGCGGCGCGCAACCGGGCAGGGCGCCTGTTTTCGCCACTTGCTGCCAGCATGGCCGCCCGCGCGCTGGCAGGAAGCCCGCTGATGCGCCTGAGCCTGCATCCGCCCGATCTGCGCCATCCGCGCCTGATGGCGCATGCACGCCACATCGTCGCGCGCGCACTCGAGACGCGCGCCGCCGTCACCAAAGCCGAGTGTGCACAGCGCCTGCGCCAGCTGCATCCCGGCGCAGTGCGACCCGGTGCCCGCTAG
- a CDS encoding bifunctional diguanylate cyclase/phosphodiesterase, with amino-acid sequence MPASPSPQRGVVLVADDDPVMRLLMLEMLHNVGLHGIEAEDGRQAIALARERRPDLILMDVEMPHVDGFAACRAIRQAEAGGPSVPIVMVTGGDDVEAVTSAYEAGATDFVSKPINWPILGHRVLYVLRASDAIARLRIADAQNRAVLAAIPDTFFRMNGDGFYLDYEPGRGRLRPGGHGQRADDNDTPAPFTSERCVGRHIGEVLPKEISARMLAQLKEVLRTRQVRSVEYELVRFGVVQHFEARLVATGPSEVLGLVRDISERKRTEEQIRRLAYCDSLTGIPNRQAFLETLERELQRSKIGNKKFAVLFMDLDAFKRINDTLGHNVGDHLLKIVSERLRETIRPSDLVSRSEALPDGTPHEEVVQEGTPEGHEVQAATAGATHMARLGGDEFTILIPDLERVEHALNVAHRVKEAMRRPFLIDGNEIFVTASIGISLFPEDGDDCNSLLKYADTAMYHAKNCGKNNAKLYSSSLTMQIMSHVKLEVGLRRALQNDELYLLYQPQLDVRSLDVVGVEALVRWRHPERGIISPTEFIPLAEETGLIVPIGEWVLRTACNQARLWQGMGRRAVRMAVNLSAKQFKDENLSQIVLSALGDTGLDPKLLELELTEGTLMDDAKATMATLEQLRGIGVYLSIDDFGTGYSSMNYLKRFDVRALKIDRSFICGLPQDSENAAITRAIIAMAHGLKMAVVAEGVETDEQLVLLEQFGCDVVQGFFLGRPSSAEAIDQMLRKLPLELPAR; translated from the coding sequence ATGCCAGCCTCCCCTTCCCCTCAACGCGGTGTCGTGCTGGTGGCCGACGACGATCCGGTGATGCGCCTCCTGATGCTCGAGATGCTGCACAACGTCGGCCTGCATGGCATCGAGGCCGAGGACGGCCGCCAGGCCATTGCCCTGGCACGGGAACGCCGGCCCGACCTCATTTTGATGGATGTCGAGATGCCGCACGTTGACGGCTTCGCCGCCTGCCGTGCCATTCGCCAGGCCGAAGCAGGCGGTCCCTCGGTGCCGATCGTGATGGTCACCGGCGGCGACGATGTCGAAGCCGTCACCAGCGCCTACGAAGCCGGCGCCACGGATTTCGTCTCCAAGCCGATCAACTGGCCCATCCTCGGCCACCGGGTGCTGTACGTGCTGCGCGCCAGCGACGCCATCGCGCGCCTGCGCATCGCCGACGCCCAGAACCGCGCCGTGCTGGCCGCGATTCCCGACACCTTCTTCCGCATGAACGGCGACGGCTTCTACCTCGACTACGAACCGGGCCGCGGACGCCTGCGTCCGGGCGGGCACGGCCAGCGCGCCGACGACAACGACACCCCGGCCCCCTTCACCAGCGAACGCTGCGTCGGTCGCCACATCGGCGAAGTGCTGCCGAAGGAGATCTCCGCGCGCATGCTGGCCCAGCTGAAGGAAGTGCTGCGCACGCGCCAGGTGCGCTCGGTCGAGTACGAATTGGTGCGCTTCGGCGTCGTCCAGCATTTCGAGGCGCGCCTGGTGGCCACCGGGCCATCGGAAGTGCTCGGCCTGGTGCGCGACATCAGCGAGCGCAAACGCACCGAGGAGCAGATCCGCCGGCTGGCCTACTGCGACAGCCTGACCGGCATCCCGAACCGCCAGGCCTTCCTCGAAACCCTCGAACGCGAGCTGCAGCGCTCGAAGATCGGCAACAAGAAGTTCGCGGTGCTGTTCATGGACCTCGACGCTTTCAAGCGCATCAACGACACGCTCGGCCACAACGTCGGCGACCACCTGCTGAAAATCGTGTCCGAACGCCTGCGCGAGACGATCCGTCCCAGCGACCTGGTCTCGCGCAGCGAAGCCCTGCCCGACGGGACGCCGCACGAGGAAGTAGTCCAGGAAGGCACGCCGGAAGGGCACGAGGTACAGGCCGCCACTGCGGGCGCGACGCACATGGCGCGCCTGGGCGGCGACGAATTCACGATCCTGATCCCCGACCTGGAACGCGTGGAACACGCGCTGAACGTGGCCCACCGCGTCAAGGAAGCGATGCGCCGCCCTTTCCTCATCGACGGCAACGAGATTTTCGTCACCGCCTCCATCGGCATCTCGCTCTTCCCCGAGGACGGCGACGACTGCAATTCGCTGCTCAAGTACGCCGACACGGCGATGTACCACGCCAAGAACTGCGGCAAGAACAACGCCAAGCTGTACAGCTCTTCGCTGACGATGCAGATCATGAGCCACGTGAAACTCGAAGTGGGCCTGCGCCGCGCCCTGCAGAACGATGAGCTCTACCTGCTCTACCAGCCGCAGCTCGACGTGCGCTCGCTCGACGTCGTCGGCGTCGAAGCGCTGGTGCGCTGGCGCCATCCGGAACGCGGCATCATCTCGCCCACCGAATTCATTCCGCTTGCCGAGGAAACGGGCCTGATCGTGCCGATCGGCGAATGGGTGCTGCGCACCGCCTGCAACCAGGCGCGCCTGTGGCAGGGGATGGGACGGCGCGCAGTGCGCATGGCGGTGAACCTGTCAGCCAAGCAGTTCAAGGACGAGAACCTGTCGCAGATCGTGCTCTCGGCCCTGGGAGACACCGGACTCGATCCGAAGCTGCTGGAACTCGAGCTCACCGAAGGCACGCTGATGGACGACGCCAAGGCGACCATGGCCACGCTCGAACAGCTGCGCGGCATCGGCGTCTACCTGTCGATCGACGACTTCGGTACCGGCTACTCGTCGATGAACTACCTGAAGCGCTTCGACGTGCGCGCGCTGAAGATCGACCGCAGCTTCATTTGCGGCCTGCCGCAGGACTCGGAAAACGCGGCGATCACCCGCGCCATCATCGCCATGGCGCACGGCCTGAAAATGGCGGTGGTGGCCGAAGGCGTCGAGACCGACGAACAGCTGGTGCTGCTCGAGCAGTTCGGCTGCGACGTGGTTCAGGGTTTCTTCCTCGGCCGGCCGTCGAGCGCCGAAGCCATCGACCAGATGCTGCGCAAGCTGCCGCTGGAGCTGCCCGCGCGCTGA
- a CDS encoding YbaB/EbfC family nucleoid-associated protein yields the protein MMKNQLAGLMKQAQAMQDNMKKAQEQLALVEVEGQSGAGLVKVTMTCKNDVKRVQIDPSLLADDKDMLEDLVAAAFNDAVRKAEATAAEKMSGLTAGMPGLPPGFKMPF from the coding sequence ATGATGAAAAACCAGCTCGCAGGCTTGATGAAACAGGCGCAAGCCATGCAGGACAACATGAAGAAGGCGCAGGAGCAGCTGGCCCTCGTCGAAGTCGAAGGCCAGTCCGGCGCCGGCCTGGTGAAGGTCACGATGACCTGCAAGAACGACGTCAAGCGCGTCCAGATCGATCCATCGCTGTTGGCCGACGACAAGGACATGCTGGAAGACCTGGTCGCCGCCGCCTTCAACGACGCCGTGCGCAAGGCCGAAGCCACCGCCGCGGAAAAGATGAGCGGCCTGACCGCCGGCATGCCTGGCCTGCCGCCCGGCTTCAAGATGCCGTTCTGA
- a CDS encoding YciI family protein — protein MFIVSLSYTAPLEEVDAHLAAHRDFLAAHYANGTFLMSGRKVPRDGGIIVANAPSRAALDAVLGEDPFARAGVARYEVTEFVPTMTTEALSAWRVAQRAA, from the coding sequence ATGTTCATCGTTTCGCTCAGCTATACCGCCCCGCTCGAGGAGGTCGATGCGCACCTTGCCGCGCACCGCGATTTCCTCGCCGCGCATTATGCGAACGGAACCTTCCTGATGTCGGGGCGCAAGGTGCCGCGCGACGGCGGCATCATCGTCGCCAATGCGCCCAGCCGCGCCGCGCTGGACGCCGTGCTGGGTGAGGATCCGTTCGCCCGTGCGGGCGTCGCGCGCTACGAGGTCACCGAGTTCGTGCCGACCATGACGACCGAGGCGCTTTCCGCCTGGCGCGTCGCACAGCGCGCCGCGTAG
- the recR gene encoding recombination mediator RecR gives MSKSLDFLTEALRRLPGIGPKSAQRMAFHLLQHDREGAAMLSRALYQAVDTVHHCAMCNTFADTEICEMCADEARDHTLLCIVETPADQMMIEQTLTFKGLYFVLMGRLSPLDGIGPKDLHLDKLVARAADGVVGEVVLATNFTNEGEATAHYISEMLKARGLRVSRLARGVPVGGELEYVDAGTIARAMLDRRTA, from the coding sequence ATGTCCAAATCACTCGACTTCCTCACCGAGGCCCTGCGCCGCCTGCCCGGCATCGGCCCCAAGTCGGCCCAGCGCATGGCCTTCCACCTGCTGCAGCACGACCGCGAGGGAGCGGCGATGCTCTCGCGCGCGCTCTACCAGGCCGTCGACACGGTGCACCACTGCGCCATGTGCAATACCTTCGCCGACACCGAAATCTGCGAGATGTGCGCCGACGAGGCGCGCGACCACACGCTGCTGTGCATCGTCGAGACGCCCGCCGACCAGATGATGATCGAGCAGACCCTGACCTTCAAGGGCCTGTATTTCGTGCTGATGGGGCGGCTGTCGCCGCTCGACGGCATCGGTCCGAAAGACCTGCACCTCGACAAGCTGGTGGCACGCGCCGCCGACGGCGTGGTCGGCGAAGTGGTGCTGGCAACCAATTTCACCAACGAGGGCGAAGCCACTGCCCACTACATCTCCGAGATGCTCAAGGCGCGCGGCCTGCGGGTCAGCCGCCTGGCGCGCGGCGTGCCTGTCGGCGGCGAGCTCGAGTACGTCGATGCCGGCACGATAGCGCGCGCCATGCTTGATCGCCGCACTGCATAA
- a CDS encoding FG-GAP repeat protein: protein MSSIHVVRHIAIFACMAAILASAPLQAAEQIHLIHGKPSGYAFFADTIQFPAGEYHALHCAQTCALKKDEVRIRAEPIATTDGPAQGVVARTAGSAPALFPVRGLPGLKEGPVRTWYFNKRFQSGKPVSEEPWRASEVRRYDIDGQALTLAATLSTTFEDPCSDATFCLARVKVDWKVRFGEDERTIAVADSEMPELGTPLLPDDFVVWIGDLDGDGKPDLVVRPQLERRALEMQLFLSSQLASGKPRRPAARFYFWDPTQYGC from the coding sequence ATGTCTTCGATCCATGTCGTTCGTCATATCGCCATCTTCGCCTGCATGGCCGCAATCCTCGCATCGGCCCCGCTGCAGGCCGCCGAACAGATCCACCTCATTCATGGCAAGCCGTCGGGCTACGCCTTCTTTGCCGATACCATTCAGTTTCCCGCCGGTGAGTACCATGCCCTGCACTGCGCGCAGACCTGTGCATTGAAGAAGGACGAGGTGCGCATCCGCGCCGAGCCGATTGCGACGACCGATGGTCCGGCCCAGGGTGTAGTCGCCCGTACCGCCGGCAGCGCGCCCGCGCTGTTCCCGGTGCGCGGCCTGCCTGGCCTGAAGGAGGGCCCGGTGCGCACCTGGTATTTCAACAAGCGCTTCCAGAGCGGGAAGCCGGTCTCCGAAGAGCCATGGCGCGCCAGCGAAGTGCGCCGCTACGACATCGATGGCCAGGCGCTCACCCTTGCGGCCACGCTGTCGACCACCTTCGAAGACCCGTGTTCGGATGCGACATTTTGCCTGGCACGTGTAAAAGTGGACTGGAAAGTCCGCTTCGGCGAGGACGAACGCACGATAGCGGTTGCCGACAGCGAGATGCCGGAACTGGGCACGCCGCTGCTGCCGGACGACTTCGTCGTCTGGATCGGCGACCTCGATGGCGACGGCAAGCCGGACCTTGTCGTGCGGCCGCAGCTGGAGCGCCGCGCGCTCGAGATGCAGCTCTTCCTGTCCAGCCAACTCGCGAGCGGCAAGCCCCGGCGTCCCGCGGCGCGCTTCTATTTCTGGGACCCGACCCAGTACGGTTGCTGA
- a CDS encoding glycosyltransferase, translating into MHLVDITMFYAAEGNGVSTYLNAKARWLARNSRVRHTILSPNVDSGGEAPRLVRVPAFALPGINGFRMPVSVRAPARLLHQAAPDLIEVGDAGHSAWAALKLRRRLGVPAIAFYHSDLPRPVRPRFGQTAEQATCKYLAHLYRQFDLVLAPSRDGRAAARHGRAGRAPPVAGHRQRRVPPVAPRRDAARPPAPAA; encoded by the coding sequence ATGCATCTTGTCGACATCACCATGTTCTACGCCGCCGAAGGCAACGGCGTGAGCACCTACCTGAATGCCAAGGCGCGCTGGCTGGCGCGTAACAGCCGCGTTCGCCATACGATTCTCAGTCCCAACGTGGACAGCGGCGGCGAGGCGCCCAGGCTGGTGCGCGTGCCTGCCTTTGCCCTGCCCGGCATCAATGGTTTTCGCATGCCGGTCTCGGTACGGGCGCCGGCCCGCCTGCTGCACCAGGCCGCACCCGACCTGATCGAGGTCGGCGACGCCGGTCACAGCGCCTGGGCCGCGCTCAAGCTGCGCCGCCGCCTTGGCGTCCCGGCAATCGCCTTCTACCATTCCGACCTGCCGCGCCCGGTAAGGCCGCGCTTCGGCCAGACCGCCGAACAGGCCACCTGCAAATACCTGGCCCACCTGTACCGCCAGTTCGACCTCGTGCTGGCGCCGAGCCGTGATGGTCGAGCAGCTGCACGACATGGGCGTGCAGGGCGCGCGCCACCAGTCGCTGGGCATCGACAGCGCCGTGTTCCACCCGTCGCGCCGCGTCGAGACGCTGCGCGCCCACCTGCGCCTGCCGCCTGA